A single region of the Halorussus sp. MSC15.2 genome encodes:
- a CDS encoding nitrogen regulation protein NR(II) — translation MTNELSMETPPSTPTEDPDDAGERRKAFDALAEASADGIVMLDDDSVVRYANPAVERILGYAPDQLVGEPLLTIIPDRFKEAHTSAFQQYLDTGERQLDWTYIELPGYHEEGHEVPLAISFNEFEHDDDHYFVGTFRDISKRKEAERRLERQNERLDQFASMLAHELRNPLEIAQIYLDFLDDGDEATIAEIATALDRIDEIIEMLLVLARSHGGVGDRESVDLATAATEAWEDTATGDADIELTTSLTIRANSTHLQSLFENLFRNSVEHSDGTVTVRVGTIEGGFYVEDTGPGIPEDKRETVTEAGYTTDEDGIGLGLTFVAQLADAYEWEFVVAESQEGGARFEFTDVEIVTDD, via the coding sequence GTGACGAACGAACTGTCGATGGAGACGCCGCCATCTACGCCGACAGAGGACCCCGACGACGCGGGGGAACGCCGGAAAGCGTTCGACGCGTTAGCAGAAGCCTCCGCCGACGGCATCGTCATGCTCGACGACGACAGCGTCGTCCGATACGCCAATCCGGCCGTCGAACGCATTCTGGGCTACGCGCCGGACCAACTCGTCGGCGAACCGTTGCTGACGATAATTCCCGACCGATTCAAGGAAGCCCACACCAGCGCCTTTCAGCAGTATCTCGACACCGGCGAGAGACAACTCGACTGGACCTACATCGAACTCCCGGGTTACCACGAGGAGGGCCACGAAGTTCCGCTCGCCATCTCGTTCAACGAGTTCGAACACGACGACGACCACTACTTCGTGGGGACGTTCCGCGACATCTCGAAACGGAAGGAGGCCGAGCGTCGCCTCGAACGCCAGAACGAGCGACTCGACCAGTTCGCCAGCATGCTGGCCCACGAACTCCGTAACCCGTTGGAAATCGCCCAAATATATCTCGACTTCCTCGACGACGGCGACGAGGCGACCATCGCGGAGATAGCGACGGCGCTCGACCGAATCGACGAGATAATCGAGATGCTGCTGGTGCTCGCTCGGAGTCACGGCGGAGTCGGCGACCGAGAGTCAGTAGACCTTGCTACTGCCGCCACGGAGGCGTGGGAAGACACAGCGACCGGCGACGCCGATATCGAACTCACCACCTCGCTGACGATACGCGCGAACTCGACGCATCTGCAGTCCCTCTTCGAGAACCTGTTTCGGAACTCGGTCGAACACAGTGACGGGACGGTCACGGTGCGAGTCGGGACCATCGAAGGCGGCTTCTACGTCGAGGATACGGGACCGGGGATTCCCGAGGACAAGCGCGAGACGGTCACGGAGGCAGGGTACACGACCGACGAGGACGGAATCGGCCTCGGACTGACGTTCGTTGCGCAACTGGCCGACGCATACGAGTGGGAGTTCGTCGTCGCCGAGAGTCAGGAGGGCGGCGCGCGGTTCGAGTTCACCGACGTAGAGATAGTCACCGACGACTGA